From one Lycium barbarum isolate Lr01 chromosome 6, ASM1917538v2, whole genome shotgun sequence genomic stretch:
- the LOC132598757 gene encoding peroxidase 43: MVLVFFILILSYLAGISQGQLRVGFYGNTCPNAETIVSSVVRQVASSNQNIAPVLLRLHFHDCFVQGCDGSILIENGDNAERHAFGHQGVAGFEVIERAKAEIEAVCPGIVSCADIVALAARDAVVLANGPSYEVETGRRDGVISNLSLANDMPEVSDSIQILKAKFLQKGLNGKDLVVLSAAHTIGTTACFFMTRRLYNFFPGGGSDPSINPSFLPELMATCPQNGNVDVRLPIDRGSSGTFDNNILQNIRSGFAVLQSDASLYEDFVTRSTVDSYFGIFSPFLGISFEADFANAMVKMGRIDVLTGSQGTIRSVCSTF; encoded by the exons ATGGTACTAGTATTCTTCATTCTAATTTTAAGCTATCTAGCAGGGATCTCACAAGGCCAACTAAGAGTTGGTTTTTATGGCAACACATGCCCTAATGCTGAGACCATTGTTAGTAGTGTTGTCCGTCAAGTTGCTTCCTCCAACCAAAACATTGCTCCTGTCTTGCTTAGGCTTCATTTCCATGACTGTTTTGTTCAG GGGTGTGATGGATCAATTTTGATAGAAAATGGGGATAATGCAGAAAGGCATGCATTTGGACATCAAGGAGTAGCAGGATTTGAAGTGATAGAAAGAGCCAAAGCTGAAATAGAAGCAGTGTGCCCTGGCATTGTGTCTTGCGCCGATATTGTTGCTTTGGCTGCGAGGGATGCTGTTGTTTtg GCAAATGGACCTTCATATGAGGTGGAAACAGGAAGAAGAGATGGAGTGATATCAAATTTATCATTAGCAAATGACATGCCGGAAGTTAGCGATTCCATTCAGATACTCAAAGCTAAGTTCTTGCAAAAAGGCCTCAATGGGAAAGACCTTGTTGTGCTCAGTG CTGCACATACAATTGGTACCACGGCATGTTTCTTCATGACACGAAGGCTATACAACTTTTTCCCTGGAGGAGGTTCTGATCCGTCCATAAATCCAAGTTTCCTCCCTGAATTAATGGCGACTTGTCCGCAGAATGGAAACGTTGATGTCCGGTTACCGATAGATCGGGGCAGCAGCGGGACGTTTGACAACAATATTTTGCAGAATATTAGGAGTGGCTTCGCTGTGTTACAATCTGATGCCAGTTTATATGAAGATTTTGTGACAAGGAGCACTGTGGATTCATACTTTGGGATTTTTAGCCCATTTTTGGGGATATCTTTTGAGGCTGATTTTGCTAATGCCATGGTGAAAATGGGCAGAATTGATGTGCTAACTGGATCTCAAGGGACTATTAGAAGTGTATGTTCCACATTTTGA